Proteins encoded by one window of Girardinichthys multiradiatus isolate DD_20200921_A chromosome 14, DD_fGirMul_XY1, whole genome shotgun sequence:
- the vbp1 gene encoding prefoldin subunit 3: protein MAATIDNSNAVQATKKRHLGIPEAVFVEDVDSFMKQPGNETADAALRRLDEQYQKYKYMELNLSQKKLRLKNQIPQITQTLEILRHMQKKKETTEPMETHFLLADNVYCKASVPPTDKVCLWLGANVMLEYDIDEAQALLEKNLSTASRNLETLEEDLDYLRDQGTTTEVNMARVYNWDVKRRSRENLLKSAAKS, encoded by the exons ATGGCGGCGACCATAGACAACAGCAATGCCGTACAGGCGACAAAGAAAAGGCACCTCGGGATCCCCGAGGCGGTGTTTGTG GAGGATGTCGACTCGTTCATGAAGCAGCCCGGAAACGAGACGGCAGACGCGGCGCTCCGGAGGCTGGACGAACAGTAccagaaatataaatacatgGAGCTCAACCTGTCTCAGAAGAAACTCCG GTTAAAAAACCAGATCCCACAGATCACCCAGACGCTAGAAATCCTCCGACACATGCAGAAGAAAAAG GAAACCACAGAGCCAATGGAAACACACTTCTTACTGGCTGACAATGTTTACTGCAAGGCCTCAGTGCCGCCCACTGACAAAGTTTGCCTATGGTTAGGG GCTAACGTCATGTTAGAATATGACATCGATGAAGCCCAGGCTCTCCTGGAGAAGAACTTGTCCACAGCATCTCGTAACCTAGAGACGCTGGAGGAAGATCTGGACTACCTGAGAGACCAGGGCACCACCACTGAAGTCA ACATGGCACGAGTCTACAACTGGGATGTAAAGAGAAGGAGCAGAGAAAACCTCCTGAAATCAGCAGCCAAGTCTTAA
- the LOC124881353 gene encoding E3 ubiquitin-protein ligase TRIM39-like: MLREKHLQCSICQQVFTDPVTTPCGHNFCQVCIRQVWDSSDVCQCPVCSKEFTSRPEISINTAFKELADTLRQMITCSSASSLSAAKPGEIVCDVCAATPLQVRALKSCLVCLTSYCEAHLEPHRTVATLKLHKLMEPVKNLQDRMCKKHERLLEMFCREEQMCVCQFCTETTHKDHQAVTIEDESKERKIHMKQTEEDIQQMIHERQKKIEEIKNCVKLSTLSCEKEKKASDSVFTSLIHTIKERQAEANAEIEEKQRAEEKRAEELINDLQLEITELQGKDSELKELVNTDDHLHLLQRLPSLVSPPPTNREWRETRIYPELCVGTVRRAFSKLAHTLKNDLDSLKKEEMRRMQRYAVDVVLDPNTAHPNIVLSSDGKQAGRGELLHIVPDVPQRFDPVICVLSKKGFQSGRFYFQVAVGNKTFWDLGVVKESINRKGMITSTPENGYWTVRLRNGSEYRALDSPSVLLRLQQRLKTVGVFTDYEEGTVSFFDVDASSQIYTFTGCLFSERIFPFFSPGVFDHGRNAESLIITAVSNET; encoded by the exons ATGCTCCGAGAGAAACATCTCCAGTGCAGCATCTGTCAGCAGGTGTTTACTGACCCAGTGACTACTCCTTGTGGACACAACTTCTGCCAAGTTTGCATCAGGCAGGTGTGGGACAGCAGTGACGTCTGCCAGTGCCCTGTCTGTAGCAAGGAATTCACCTCCAGGCCTGAAATAAGCATCAACACGGCCTTCAAGGAGCTGGCAGACACTTTAAGACAAATGATCACCTGCTCTTCGGCCTCCTCTCTGTCTGCAGCCAAACCGGGTGAGATCGTTTGTGACGTGTGTGCCGCCACCCCCCTGCAGGTGAGGGCCCTTAAGTCCTGCCTGGTGTGTCTGACGTCGTACTGTGAGGCGCACCTAGAGCCACACCGGACGGTCGCCACTCTGAAGCTGCACAAGCTGATGGAGCCGGTGAAGAACCTGCAAGACAGGATGTGTAAGAAGCATGAGAGGCTGCTGGAAATGTTCTGCAGGGAAGAGCAGATGTGCGTCTGCCAGTTCTGCACCGAGACAACGCACAAGGACCACCAGGCGGTTACAATAGAGGACGAGAGCAAGGAGAGGAAG ATCCACATGAAGCAAACTGAGGAAGATATTCAGCAGATGATTCACGAGCGGCAGAAGAAAATTGAGGAGATCAAAAACTGTGTGAAGCTGAGCACA CTGAGTTGCGAGAAGGAGAAGAAGGCAAGCGACAGTGTCTTCACATCATTGATCCACACGATAAAGGAGAGACAAGCCGAAGCCAATGCTGAAATTGAAGAGAAGCAGAGAGCAGAAGAGAAGAGGGCTGAGGAGCTCATCaatgatcttcagctggaaATCACTGAGCTGCAGGGGAAGGATTCTGAACTGAAGGAGCTAGTGAACACAGATGACCACCTGCACCTCCTACAG AGATTGCCATCTCTTGTGTCACCTCCACCCACCAACAGGGAATGGAGGGAAACCAGGATCTACCCCGAACTTTGTGTTGGAACAGTGAGGAGAGCTTTTTCCAAACTGGCCCACACATTGAAGAATGATCTGGATAGCTTAAAGAAAGAGG AGATGAGGAGGATGCAAAGATATGCAG TGGATGTGGTGTTGGACCCAAATACGGCCCATCCAAACATCGTCCTGTCATCTGACGGAAAGCAGGCAGGCCGAGGCGAGCTGCTACACATTGTTCCTGACGTTCCCCAACGCTTTGACCCAGTTATTTGCGTTCTGAGTAAGAAAGGCTTCCAGTCTGGGAGGTTCTACTTTCAG GTTGCAGTTGGCAATAAAACCTTCTGGGACTTGGGCGTGGTCAAAGAGTCCATCAACAGGAAGGGAATGATCACCTCCACCCCGGAGAACGGCTACTGGACGGTGCGTCTGAGGAACGGCAGTGAGTATCGAGCTCTGGACTCCCCATCCGTCCTGCTTCGACTCCAGCAAAGGCTAAAGACTGTCGGAGTGTTCACAGATTACGAAGAAGGGACAGTTTCCTTCTTCGATGTGGATGCCAGCTCTCAAATCTACACCTTTACTGGGTGCTTGTTCTCTGAGAGGATTTTTCCTTTCTTCAGTCCAGGAGTTTTTGACCATGGAAGAAATGCGGAGTCACTTATTATCACAGCTGTCAGTAATGAGACTTGA
- the LOC124880957 gene encoding GTPase IMAP family member 9-like produces MDDTLRIVLLGKTGSGKSSLANTIFGKEVFKAKHFTSSEVTYCQRETEHVHGRNLTVIDTPGFFHSGLSEKELKGEILKCVAECAPGPHVFLIVLKVEKFTEQEKQVIRKIEDCFSADVFKYCAVVFTNGNQLQEEMKVGEFIRKNKHLDDLVEKCGGRCHVIDNKYWKNNQQDETRNNRFQVAKLLNTIEKMVTENNGGCYTINMLKYWQKEQQPSVRSLFKSLVKYTRKKPMFFIFGVALFVGMITLWRRWREHSTDIV; encoded by the exons ATGGATG ACACACTGAGGATTGTCCTGCTGGGAAAAACTGGATCCGGGAAGAGCAGCCTGGCAAACACCATTTTTGGGAAGGAAGTTTTCAAAGCCAAACATTTTACCAGCTCAGAGGTCACTTACTGTCAGAGAGAGACTGAACATGTTCATGGCAGGAACCTCACTGTGATCGACACTCCTGGTTTTTTTCATTCAGGGCTGTCTGAGAAGGAGCTGAAGGGTGAGATATTGAAGTGTGTCGCAGAGTGTGCTCCTGGGCCCCATGTTTTTCTTATTGTGCTGAAAGTAGAAAAATTTACAGAACAGGAGAAACAGGTCATCAGAAAAATAGAAGACTGCTTCTCTGCAGATGTTTTTAAGTATTGTGCAGTTGTTTTCACAAACGGCAACCAGTTGCAAGAAGAAATGAAGGTTGGGGAGtttattagaaaaaataaacacctgGACGATCTGGTGGAGAAGTGTGGAGGGAGGTGCCATGTCATTGATAATAAATATTGGAAAAACAACCAGCAGGATGAAACCAGAAACAACCGGTTCCAGGTGGCAAAGCTGCTCAACACCATCGAGAAGATggtgacagaaaacaatggcgGCTGCTACACCATAAACATGCTTAAATATTGGCAAAAAGAACAACAACCATCAGTACGCAGTTTATTTAAGAGTTTAGTGAAATATACAAGAAAGAAGCctatgttcttcatttttggtGTGGCATTGTTTGTAGGTATGATTACTCTATGGAGAAGATGGAGAGAACATTCTACAGACATTGTTTAG